Genomic segment of Panicum virgatum strain AP13 chromosome 9N, P.virgatum_v5, whole genome shotgun sequence:
acatccTTGTCAGAATTGTTGTAGACAACAGTGTAATCAACCTTCTTTCCCTGTATTAACTCACTGACCATGTAAGTAATCGAGCTCCCACTTCTGTCTACCTCTTTACAAATAACATGCATCAATTGCTTAATCTCATCTTGGAACGCCTGAAACATGGTTACTGTATAGATCTCCACAAGTTGCTCCTCAAAGGGCAACCCTGAGAGCAAAGTGAGTCTAGAATAGTACGAGCGTAAATCATCATACGCCTCCCTTTCCAACTTCCCTTTCAGGGTAGTCTCATATTGCTCAAGGAAAACAGGAAGGGTAGTTTTAGTCACAACACCATCAAAGTATGGATCAGGTTTTTCAACCTTCCTGATAGCAGAAGTGCCAGCCCAGAAAGAATGATTTACATACCCAGGTGCCCACTGTTTCCGACAATTGTACAATGCAGAAAACCACTCGTTGTCTTTGAGATTGTACTGGTCGACCATTGCTCCCCACTCTTTCTCAAAATCGGTAAGAGTGACACTATCATAAACAACCTCCTTGAACCTTGAGGAAATTGCCTCTTTCTCATGTGTGCGTCCTACATTTTCAAGTAGCTTCTTCAAGATATGCCAAAAGCAGAACCTGTGCCTTGCATTTGGAAACACCTCAGCCACGGCCTCTGCAATGAAATCTGAGTAGCTAGTTGTGATCGCTTCTGGTGGATTACCATTCATACAGCTCAACCACCTCTTCAACAACCAAAGATAGTTCTCCTTGCTGTCACCGGACAGGAGACCACAGCCAAGAAGCACAAGATGGCCATGGTTGTTCACCCCAAGGAGCGTGGCCAATGGAATGCTGGTGCGCGAGTGCTGTAAATACATCACATCAAGTGTAATGACATCACCGAAGTAGCGGTATTGCGCCTGGGCCCTAGAGTCAGTCCAAAAGAAATTCTTGACACGACTTTCTCGATCAAGATCCCAACTGTGGATAAAGTTTGGTTTCTTGTGTTGCATTGTTTCAATGAACTTCTTGAGTGCAGTGAGATCATCCTCCCCAAAACGCTGCACAAAACTCTCTGTCCTACTAAACCTGTGGTGGCTGCCAACAGCAGCACCACCGCTTGCACCCCTCTTGGGGCGTGTCGGGAACTTCCTTGTCTCAGCAATCTCGCTCAGCGACTTCTCCACCATCTCATCCATCTCattggtgatctttgccttcTTTTTGGCAGACTCGGGCATCTCCCTGTACGCCTTTAAGAACCTCACCATATCTGGAGTACAAGGATGGTTATGCTCCAATTCGACGGACTCCACCTTCCACCTGTCATCCACTCTCTTGTCACGGATGATCAGCATCGCCTTGCATCCCGTCTTCTCGGCAGCGCCGCGCCGAGATTTCTTCTCCTGGACAGCCGCCCCCCGCTTGCTGCGGAGCGGGTAGCGGGCGCCTGAGACATCAGAGGGGGCTGCGCCCGCCCGGGATTTGCCACCATAAGTGCAGGTGAAGGTGGAGCGGTAGCGGAGCCCCTCATAGTTGTGGCAGGTGCGGCGCACAGCATGGAACCCCGTGCGGTAGGCGTAGGCCTTGTAGAGCGCGAAGGCCTCGTCGACGGAGTCGAACACCGTGCCCACCCGCGGCACGAGGGCCTCCTCCAGCGTGCGCGGGACGAAGtcgtcgtccccgccgccgccgtcttcctcgtcgtcggaggGGATGAGCACCTCCTCATCCTCCACAACCACCTCCtcatcgtcctcctcctccgcgggcTCGCCGTTGAGGTCCTCGGCGATCTCCTCCTTgacccgccgcgcctcctcctcgtcctcggactcaaggctagggttttgcgagCGGGTGGCCCGCCTCTTCGAACCCTCCCCCATGCTCTGCCACCGGCTATTTACACACACACCCACTCCCTCTCGCGCGGGCGCCACACCACCGCACCCCCCAAAAGTATTAACACTAGAGGTACAGTGGGGCGGAATGGCGGATACCTCGCGGCGCGGAATGGCGAGGGTCCGGCGCGGGCGACGGTACGGGGGAGCGGGGGAGCTGGcgcggggcaggggcagggcagCGTGGCGGTGCGGGGGGCGCCGATCTgggcgggggcggccggcgtggGGACGTCGCCGGGGAAGAGAAGTGAAATTGGGGGGGGAGTCGGGCTGGGTTGCTTTTGCTTTGGGAGGGCGGAGAGGAGAGGATGTGTGTGCGGTGTGCGAGGAAGACGGGGAGTTCGTTGCTGGGTGAGCTTAGGATTTGCTCCCGTGGGAAGTGCTGCGGATGTGGCGGATGGGTGACGCCGCGGATCGGCGGGTGGATGAGTCTGACACGTCGGGCCCTTTGGCCATTTGCTGACTGAGCTGTGATGCTGTGTTCACGCAGGATTTTCTTGGAGCTCTTTTTTGACGCgcgtccggctgtttggttttCTTGAATTTATTTTAAGctatatcacatcgaatattttgagaccaattaaaaaaactatacataaattaattataaatctATTTAACTATACATAacttaattataaaactaactgtatAAATCTGGATGTATTCACGCGATAAATATGTTAAatcaattaattcataattagcacatatcacgtggactaatatgaattaattaggtttaatagattCATATCACGAAAAATCCTAAGATTATAGAATTTGTTTGTCACTaatttatatttagtacttctaattagcgtccaaacattcgatgtgacatgatttaaaataaatttcagGGAACCAAACGAGAAAATCTTCTTTCTAAAGAGATTCGATTCGGAACTCTTATATGTCCAAGGTAAAATTCTTTCAAAAGTTTTCCCTTATTTTGTCTATGTCAACAAACAATTCGAAATACCTCGACTTTTTCAGAACAGGTTTGAGTCAAATAGCAATGATTCAAATTACTTATTTTTCCATTACACCTTAGGGTAAAGATTTTACACTGCTTATATTTACTTGAACTTTTTTTTGTATATAGGAAatgagattttttatttttactacAAATTAATAAGTTGTTTTGTTCACTCATATAGCTATCCAGTTTAACTTACCAACTCCAATACAGAATAAGCAAAGGAAGATAAGCATTCAATGTATTTTAGAGGAAAACAATTCTATTTAGCGAATCACATGTAGAGATATTGCTGGCACACAAAAAATTAATGGTATTTCATACCTAATAGATTGAGCAGTCGCTCAAAGACCGCCTGAAAAAGAATATTTATTATTTGAACTATACCCTGCCATGAGAAGACGAATAGGAGCAATAGTTGAAATGGCAATTCATTAAAAAAACACCAATACTAAGATCAGCTAAAACAAAATGATGTCCCAAAGAGATAAAactaaaaaattaataaaatgaatATGACGGCTATGAAGGAACCAACACTAAATAAAGGAATATATCTTCGGGTGGGAGGATATCCTCTTTTAAATTTGGCTCGGTCGTCGGATAGACTTTGTTGGATTTATGTAGGTTATTAAATCTTAAATTTGTATTGGCcggtggacggcggcgtgggtgtgcgtgtgtgtggagtGTGTGGCGTGCGTGTGCGTGGAAGGCGCCGAGGATAAGTCCTAGTCCCCGATCTTCGCCGGGTGCCCCCGATTTGGCAGTCGGTAAAGCcctttaaaaaatataaattacttctttgccgagtgcccccgatccggcactcggcaaagccctttaaaaaaatataaattttttctttgccgagtgcccccggtccgacactcggcaaagacttttaaaaaaacaaaaaaaaattctttgccgagtgcctgactAGTTGGCACTCAGCAAAAAATATTTCCGCAGAAACTCAAGTAGTTGCAAAAAAATTGTATTTGacatttgaattaaaaaatccATTATTTCAAGTGTTTCTAAATCCAAATTAATTACACCTACATCCTCTTTTAAATTTGTTTCGTTGGTAGTATTTAGTTTATAAATCATGTGCATGCAATATTTATACAGTAGCTTAGTCTTTGCATGTGTAATTCaccataagagcatctccagcagtttgtcATATTTTATTTGGCATATCTTGTATTTTGCCAACTtttaaaaagatatgccaaataaaaaaagagcttatttccaacagtttggcataattcacttgccaaacccagatctaacttacatcagaaaccctgagagagaaacaaaattatgtttatgcccttccacctcttgaaaacttaaatcaggaacctttctctgttatttatttcttttttcaccctcccacctgactagaaaccacgatgccaactgCGCGTCGCACGCGTATATTTAcacgctggaggctggttttttccaagttgccaaaaattgccaagtcttttaccaaactgttggaggagtatttttaacgtttttgccaaaaatcaaagatggcaactcgatttgccaaactgctggagatgctctaaaagtttcatgatcagAAGAGGTGTGCATGTTGTAGATCTTTAATTGGTTAGTTTATCTTGCTATTGTGTTACTCCTGTGTAGATCTTGTTAACATTTAAGAATCAGTTTAGTGGTTATTTTTGTTAGCTTGCTTAGGTTGGCTTGTTAAGTTAAATGGTCTTAGTGTGCTCTCATGCTTATTTTTACTTTCTTGTTAAATAAAGTTCTAGTCTAACCCTTCCTGCTTTACATGTGGCTTAGCTTTTCTAAACAAGTTTAGTAATGTTTTTTAAagaaaacacttcaggctaaatagGTCGAATGAACTCTCATATTGCAGCCCTGAACCATTTTCCTTTGAGCTTGCTTGTTGTGTTTGCTCGATAAATGATTGTCCAGTCATATTGTTTTTGTTAATCGCATCACATTGTATCATGAGCACTCATGCATCCTGTGTTGTTTTCCTTAAGTTCATATatttgcatcgttgcatatcatTTAGGTACACGCTAGATGTACAATGCGTGGACGTGAACGTATCCCGAAAACGGCGTTGGTGAACGTATTCTGAAGATGGAAGAACTGACTGGAGTGCATGCTTGGACCAGATATGCTGTCAAGCTGGAGCAattgaagacccggcccaaggtcggaagggcccaggGCCTTGCTAGTACTAACACTAATTTAGTGTTACCCCAGGCAAGCctcggagcataacccctactttcagtattcaatgttattatttaaatattgtgcatttacgttctaggagttgtatgaaaccctagtatgcatgtctcTCCCTAGGTATCTATGAGTCTATACTACTATGCAGGTGTCGTTAGAAATGTTATGCTAAGTAggaactcggtagaagtcgagtgattcctgtcgcTCCTGAGATATAGGccttgttacttatggcaaagtCTTTTGAGAAggaatcaatgaggaaagaaaaatgaagACCGGACGGGGAAAGATGTTGAGATGTAAGTGATGGCAACATGACAGGGTCCTGGTGTCGTAGATGCCCCGtttgtgtcgattgaggaccgtaccgttgttggcagtatTGATCGatgattgaacagtactaactaCATAccagaagtaggaggtagtcgaaaccggtgagTTATAGACCTGAtttacaacgatactttgaattgtgacctgctactctgggcgtgggatgatggcgggtgttggattgtatgtcgccttcgggttctctgggagttcgctgtgaggggcccttcacccgggttttggcaggcgtggttcagatgtcgtggtaatgataAGAACAGTTGACATGTGTGGTTCAGTGtggcttgcatgtgtcgtgtgagttaggttcaccttgcaaagttaaattggatcgattcgccgtgactcgcggatatgagagcattgatctttttgtcacatcgtagtaaaggagTGGAATGAGAATGGAAATGTGATGATCTGAGATATGATTATGTATTCTTGGAAGGTAATATGATATACCATGCTTGCTCTAGATGATTatgcaaacctagttggtatTGGTACAacaaacttgagctaaaatattgaaagtaaggatccattaTTAgaagcttttcagcaaaataactccagagccaaatagCTTTGCATatttaggagtcggctaagtatagcatatttaggagtcggctaagtatataccactagtcgggtaagtcttgctgagtattagtatactcagggtttgttgttaccctatTTTCAGGTAGCTGCCGCTGGTTGAAgttaaccaggattcacatcggtgggctcgatgtgacgtcctcacgacTACGTAGATAACATTGTTTTCAAACCGAGCTTTTAAATAAATTCCGCTGCATGTTGAACTCTGATAATGTCTTTAAACTCATTTTTGTAAAACTttgctttgtattttaaatttgaaaacttttgtctgcttgtaatcatctgtactcgccttcgtgcgagacttctagtGTTTTCGATTCTTAACCAACAGGCTGCCGAATTACACCGCTTTAAGTGCGCGGTAACTTGATTAAAacttaagatgatggttagcacaCTTAAGCGGTTTAAATTGGGCAGTTCTGGCACAATTAATGACTCCGTTGATAACTAAATATGTGTTATTGCAAGCAAAAGTATTAAATACAATTTAACTAAGTGCGCAAATTGGTGATCCCCTAGGTAAACCTCTaattctctttagttcaaaCTAGGCAAATATACCCATGCGTTGCAACGGATAAAATTGTTATAAGTATCAGATACGTATAATTGTTCGTGCGATAATTTGCAGAAATCTACATGATCGAGTCATGGATAAAGGGCTAGTCCGCCTTGCATACGGGATAAATTAAGGACCAATCCAAAAATTTAAATGGactaaattaaaattttaaataaaatCTTACGCGCTTTAGAAATATTAGCTCAAATATTGTGTTAAATCTTGCTTGTAGAACAAAAGTTTTAGACGGAATCAACAGAGCTAAATATAGAAACTTTTCATTCCCTTTTGTTTCCACATGAAAAAAGCATATCTTTTGTGCACCTAACATGTATAATTAAGCTCCAAATTCAAGTTGCTGCCACTCTCAAAAGTAAAAACGGCATGATttgaagatgttttttttaattatcCGTTAGCCTTCATTGCTACCATGGATAAACATTTACATGATCTCGGTTCTCTAGTAAGAAAGGTGAACAAAAAACTGTGAAAAAAAACAGGGGGGCAGGTATCGAAAACAAATTATATTCTAAATTCTATAGTTCATGCTTTCAGTGCCACTTAACTTTTTTATAAGAATAATTAATAGTGCATTTTCTACCGGACCAAGATAAACCATTCTCTACTTTGAAGAATCTGACAAGACAAATTACAATAAATACTGCAAAGAACACAAGTAATTTATAATTATGTCCTAAAAATAAATTAAGCCTGGCAAGTGGCTGTCTCAGCAAACCAGAATTAGTTTTCGTGCTTGTGATGTCCACTTGTCCAGCACTCTTCAATTTTGAATATAAAAGCACCTGTGCCCTATTCCAGATTTCATGCTCTTTTTTTTAACAATCCTggcctaagagcatctccaagagtctttTTAAGTTTCACTCTCTAAATCAAGAAGAGTTATGTACATAAAAATCGGTCTCTATACATCTTTACTCTCCAACAGCCCTTCTATATCTGGTTTACACTCTAGAGAGTCATTTCGCTATCTATTTTTGGCTAGTGAGAAATTTGGAAtacatgatggctatatttggaTAACCACTTAGAGAAGCTCTTGGAGGCTGTTTTtccatcaaaatctctatttctaACAATTATGATGAATATAGAGAGTCTCTTAGAGTTGCTCTTAGGCTAGCTCCAAGGGCACCCCGTATCCCTCCCCCCACGCTACGTAGGGGGGGCTTTGGGGGGGAGCGAGCCctccaacggctccccccacagctccccctatatacggggggagttgaaactccccccatgtatagggtgagtttcaactccccctatatctctaatcacatcATTTCTTCACGATATTAATTctgtttgagccccgtaacacgatgataatgtgtattatgacagtacaaatattgtatgattttttttaaattcaaaaacattaaataaatagttagttaatgagtgatagtatatagggggaatagatatgaggggaatggttggagagaaggagttatagggggaggaatcttttggagggaggtagtaaaatatagtaaatagtacgtttggggggagttggatggggggaatggttggagatagccttaAGATACAAACGTGCGGGCCAACCTTTGTTGGGAATTAGGATGGTTTAGTTCCCCTAAATTTTTAAGTAAATTTTGctattaggagtattaaataaaatttatttacaaaactttttgcatggatgggtcgTAAACACgaaatgaatctaatgagtctaattaatccatatttagcggatggttatcgtagcatcattgttgcaaatcatggattaagtaggcttattagattcgtatcgcggtttacaactcatctatataaaaaaatttataaatatattttatttagtacttctaaatagtaagattctttttggtATTGggtgtgaaatttttagagatggaACTAAACACCCTTGTCATCCACAGTCCAGGACTCCAGGTTCAATCGTATGTCCCATCAACCAAGTTGCAGAGCAACACCAATACACCATTATACTGCACCAGTGGCTTTGATCGAGCTTGtccaattatgaattatcagcaTTGTATAAAAGCTTTATTCCAAAACAAAGTGGTGTATTTAGTAATAATTTGAAGCGCACTATGTAAAGCAGAGCAGGGGAACCTCTGATTTGGCTCAAACCTCTGACCCCTGCCACTTCCCACTAGAAATACATTATTTCGTAAAAGCTTGAATGGACACGGCATCATGCAACTAGCACCTCCAATTTTGACTATATCAAGCTGGCAATGTGAATGTTTGCAGCAAGTATGAGCTTAGTGGTGATTGTCATTCACTTGCCAATTGCAAACTTACCAAAAAAAAACGTTGCAATCAAATTTTCATTTAGCTTGTTTGGATGTGGAGGTTTCTCTCTATTAAATTGTGGGACTAAATATACATTCTGAAATACATAAGAGTTCGATTTCAAtggctaagagcaactccaacaagtTCTGTAAAACTAGTTGAATCTGCAAATATAACTAAATGGCTCAAAAAACACTATCCAACAGCTTTTGTATCCCACTCGCTCAGCTATCTAGTTCTTCATCCCGGCTCCTTCCTTCGGCAAAAATGCAGCGCCTACTCGACGCGCCATCTACCATCCCGCGGTCCCCACTGGGCCCTTCCATCTCACCGCCGCGGAGCTCCTCCACCCGCCACAGAGCTCCTCGGACCGCCTATTCCCCTGCCATCCCACCCcctcgcgccggcggcgctgggcgccgTTCTCGCCGGTGGCGGGGTGGGCAGACCCGTCGGCTACGCACCCGGGCGGAGCTGGGGCACTCGCCGGCGCGGCGTAGGGTCGCGCAAGGGCTGCCCGcgacgagctgcggcggcggcaggagaggCCAGCGCAAGGAGAACACGGCGAGGTCGCCATGGCTGCCTagaggccgagctccgcccccatCTTCAATACTCCGTCCACGAGCCAAATTAATCCAATTCCTCACAGGGATAGCAGCTCCATGACCTCCTCCATCGATCCCCTAACCTAGCCGGCCGAATCCCCCGCCGAAGAGACGTCGTGCCGTCACGCCATGATCCTCTAGAACAACCTACCTCGACCTCTCCGGTGAGCCCCCTCCCAATCTCCGAACCAGAGTCCACGAACTACCAAAATGGACTTCTCTCGTCGCGTGGATCATGGTGCTCTCGCTAACTCTCCATGTTCGCAGCTCGTTTGACGAGGAACGCAGAGTTGCCGCCGCGGGCGCTGGTGGCCATGCCGATGAATGTCGCCGGCgcgttcttcctcgtctcggGCGAGCTCCAGTCACCGTCTACCTGTGCCAAGTGCGTCACCGCGTGTGCCTCAAATTTCTGAACACTGTGGTATGCTTCTTGGTCGCCGGTGATCCTCGTAGTGTGGGAACGCCGCTcttagaggaggaagaggagctgCTGCACGCGGTTGGATTTAGAGAatctgttggatttcattgctCTTTTACTAGCTATTTTATTTTACATAATAGCTAAACCAGAATTGTAGCTATTCATTTTTAAAAaagctgttggagatgctctaacaacCAACACCAACTATTGGGCAAATTAATCCATACATAGCATTTTTGCAGAACCAATAAGGATGCTTCATGGTTCTTCTGCCTATATGGATAAAAGATAAAAATGTGAAATCTAATTAGTACTAGAATTAAAAATGACATTCTTGTAAATTTTAATAAAGTGTCTCGTAGACAAAAGCAGAAGCTGTTAGACCAATCTCAATAGGGTGACATGAGCGTTAAATTTGCTGATGTGgtagaagagagagaaggggagtgTCACCATGATACTTCTTCGGCTCAGTTACCTAGTTTACAATTTTGGTAACTATATGATGACACTCCGATTCAGACTGGTTTTATGGTTAGTGCCTAGTGGCACTGCTAGTCAATCAGTGCTAATTCAGTGCATAAATATTTATGAATATTCCCACTATTTTTTCAGTCAACACACTACACGTGGTTGTTTGAAGCAAAATTAACATGTGGTCATACCTCATGCAAACTCCACCGCGTATGGTCACTATTAGTTCTTCCTAGCTCATAGAAACTCCATTCCGCTTAATTCGCTCTTCACTCACAAAATTTCACACATGGTCATAGAGGTTGTCTTATCAGATAAAAGCTTCATTTCTACATGTGGTGGTTAAAACGTCTG
This window contains:
- the LOC120690928 gene encoding protein FAR1-RELATED SEQUENCE 6-like, which gives rise to MGEGSKRRATRSQNPSLESEDEEEARRVKEEIAEDLNGEPAEEEDDEEVVVEDEEVLIPSDDEEDGGGGDDDFVPRTLEEALVPRVGTVFDSVDEAFALYKAYAYRTGFHAVRRTCHNYEGLRYRSTFTCTYGGKSRAGAAPSDVSGARYPLRSKRGAAVQEKKSRRGAAEKTGCKAMLIIRDKRVDDRWKVESVELEHNHPCTPDMVRFLKAYREMPESAKKKAKITNEMDEMVEKSLSEIAETRKFPTRPKRGASGGAAVGSHHRFSRTESFVQRFGEDDLTALKKFIETMQHKKPNFIHSWDLDRESRVKNFFWTDSRAQAQYRYFGDVITLDVMYLQHSRTSIPLATLLGVNNHGHLVLLGCGLLSGDSKENYLWLLKRWLSCMNGNPPEAITTSYSDFIAEAVAEVFPNARHRFCFWHILKKLLENVGRTHEKEAISSRFKEVVYDSVTLTDFEKEWGAMVDQYNLKDNEWFSALYNCRKQWAPGYVNHSFWAGTSAIRKVEKPDPYFDGVVTKTTLPVFLEQYETTLKGKLEREAYDDLRSYYSRLTLLSGLPFEEQLVEIYTVTMFQAFQDEIKQLMHVICKEVDRSGSSITYMVSELIQGKKVDYTVVYNNSDKDVWCICRSFPSRGILCSHALAVLKQENVLMLPSKYILNRWRKDFRILTSSANTNCTESDRNLSIYDDLYFRGHEYFEDIIDIGAREPELKEFVLSAMKEAKDRLIRPDHTQQGDQRVDVNMTVTGPVSTDTRVDVNMASRTSSSLIHGDRRVDANMASSAPALVHGDTRTSNAMALIHRDRRMEMKMLPTHLIHGEGRVDMNMTSSHLMQRERRVDMNMVSAHLIQGDRRVDMNLASPHFIHSDRRVDMNLASPHLMHGDRRVDMNMASPHLVQGDTRVDMNMVSTSQNGMHTFDLVNVNMESGSLPMAATDFMQMHPHPPVYHPKQLLDMRDQVMDANKRPNMETNTYFMGGGMHVG